The following proteins come from a genomic window of Laspinema palackyanum D2c:
- a CDS encoding PstS family phosphate ABC transporter substrate-binding protein, giving the protein MSLKNETTILVLTLLVTVSLAGGIIWGLIRGFGTPFEPDNLASEGISSPSQTPYRFDPDARIGSFAEVPNLPSGLATYGGSTTWAPIRGTVDPVIQMVLPQFKLRYTQHPTRPSGSGTGIEMMLDNQLVFAQSSRSIREEEQQKAKQLGFTLKAIPVALDGIAVAVNPDLNIPGLTLTQLQQIYTGDIWNWSQLGGPDVEIVPYSRRPENSGTIEFFRENVMGGEAFGSNVQFMPTTTLALREVGNSLGGIYYASAPEIVGQCSVTPIAIAGKTNRLIPPYREPFVPAEDCPTRRNQLNAAAFQSGEYPLTRRLFVIIKENGQIDQQLAEAYAALLLTEQGQALIEQAGFVRIR; this is encoded by the coding sequence ATGTCCCTGAAAAACGAAACAACAATTTTGGTCCTAACCCTGCTAGTTACCGTCAGTTTAGCTGGGGGAATTATCTGGGGGTTAATCCGAGGATTCGGCACACCCTTTGAACCCGATAATTTAGCCTCGGAAGGCATTTCCTCTCCATCTCAGACCCCCTATCGATTCGATCCTGATGCTAGAATTGGCAGTTTTGCTGAGGTTCCTAACCTGCCCTCGGGACTAGCAACTTATGGCGGTAGCACCACTTGGGCACCGATTCGGGGAACCGTGGATCCGGTGATTCAAATGGTTCTGCCCCAGTTTAAATTGCGCTATACCCAACATCCGACGAGACCCTCCGGTTCTGGAACGGGAATTGAGATGATGTTAGATAATCAGCTAGTTTTTGCTCAATCCTCGCGCTCAATTCGAGAAGAAGAACAGCAGAAAGCTAAACAATTAGGATTTACTCTAAAAGCGATTCCAGTTGCCCTAGATGGAATTGCAGTAGCAGTCAATCCCGACTTAAATATTCCGGGATTAACCTTAACTCAACTTCAACAAATTTATACAGGGGATATCTGGAATTGGAGTCAATTAGGAGGACCAGATGTGGAGATTGTCCCCTATTCTCGGCGTCCGGAAAACAGTGGCACCATTGAATTTTTCCGGGAGAATGTGATGGGTGGGGAGGCATTTGGGAGCAATGTGCAGTTTATGCCTACCACAACCCTAGCATTACGAGAAGTCGGCAATAGCCTGGGGGGCATCTACTACGCTTCAGCCCCGGAGATTGTCGGACAATGTAGCGTGACTCCCATTGCGATCGCCGGAAAAACTAATCGCCTGATTCCCCCCTATCGAGAACCCTTCGTCCCCGCCGAAGATTGTCCAACCAGGCGAAATCAACTCAATGCCGCAGCCTTTCAAAGTGGGGAATATCCCCTCACTCGCCGCTTATTTGTCATCATCAAAGAAAACGGTCAAATTGATCAACAACTCGCTGAAGCCTATGCTGCACTCCTCCTCACGGAACAGGGACAAGCTTTAATCGAACAAGCGGGTTTTGTGAGGATTCGTTAA
- a CDS encoding protein kinase domain-containing protein, with protein sequence MEIYCTRPGCLRPQNSFADLDDMTTLKTIQQKFCITCGMPLILDGRYLPVRLLGQGGFGAAFLARDRRTPAMRTCVVKQFQPAGDLGPQQLAIAHTLFEREAEVLDRLGNKHPQIPDLMAFFPLDIASQIPGQKDQFFYLVQEFIEGQNLEEELKSQGKFSEEQVREVFVEILKILSFVHENNTIHRDIKPSNIMRSRTNGRLYLLDFGAVKQVTQSPSITSSGRSTGIYSMGFAPPEQMAGRTVFPSTDLYALAVTCIMLLTGKEPQELFDAYSNEWNWRSQATLSDRFADILDRLLLSTPSQRFQGAPEVLTALNSTSPSLISPQSPPSPQSPPSPISPPSSPSPPSPHFSTLEVLRGAAFTGFEGGLLLIMLQSLGLAPAIGTIAWLVILTALIFVQSRRFIEKYDLLILAVVTFGIIFFIPPFNQAFFWEALIFIPIFASCCAVAFTALFRLISKLLSQFL encoded by the coding sequence ATGGAAATTTACTGCACTCGTCCGGGCTGCTTGCGTCCTCAAAATAGTTTTGCAGATCTCGATGATATGACGACCCTCAAAACAATCCAGCAAAAATTTTGTATCACTTGTGGGATGCCGTTGATTTTAGATGGTCGGTATCTCCCGGTGCGTTTACTGGGTCAAGGGGGCTTTGGGGCGGCTTTTCTGGCTCGCGATCGCCGCACTCCAGCAATGCGAACCTGTGTAGTCAAACAATTTCAACCGGCCGGAGATCTCGGTCCCCAACAGTTGGCGATCGCCCATACCCTCTTTGAACGGGAGGCCGAAGTCCTCGATCGCCTCGGCAACAAACACCCCCAAATCCCGGACTTAATGGCGTTTTTTCCCTTAGACATTGCTAGTCAAATTCCCGGCCAAAAAGACCAATTTTTTTATTTAGTTCAAGAGTTTATTGAGGGTCAAAATCTCGAAGAAGAATTAAAATCGCAAGGAAAATTTTCCGAGGAACAAGTGCGGGAGGTATTTGTCGAAATCCTGAAAATTCTCTCTTTTGTTCATGAAAATAATACCATTCATCGGGATATTAAGCCCTCGAATATCATGAGGTCCCGAACCAATGGTCGCCTCTATTTATTAGATTTTGGGGCAGTCAAACAAGTCACCCAATCCCCCAGCATAACGAGCAGTGGACGCTCCACCGGCATTTATTCAATGGGGTTTGCTCCGCCCGAACAAATGGCAGGGCGCACCGTATTTCCCTCGACGGATTTATATGCTCTAGCGGTGACTTGCATCATGTTACTCACGGGAAAAGAACCCCAAGAGTTATTCGATGCCTACAGCAATGAATGGAATTGGCGAAGTCAAGCGACCCTCAGCGATCGCTTCGCCGATATTTTGGACCGCCTCCTCCTCTCTACCCCCAGTCAGCGCTTCCAAGGAGCCCCAGAAGTCCTAACCGCCCTCAATTCTACCTCCCCATCCCTCATTTCCCCCCAATCCCCCCCATCCCCCCAATCCCCCCCATCCCCCATTTCCCCCCCATCTTCCCCATCTCCCCCATCCCCCCACTTCTCCACCCTAGAAGTCTTACGAGGAGCAGCCTTTACCGGATTTGAAGGGGGCCTACTGTTAATCATGTTACAAAGCTTAGGATTAGCACCAGCGATCGGCACGATCGCCTGGTTAGTGATATTAACTGCCCTGATTTTCGTTCAATCTCGTCGGTTTATTGAAAAGTATGATTTACTCATCCTCGCGGTTGTCACCTTTGGGATTATCTTCTTCATTCCGCCTTTTAATCAGGCATTTTTCTGGGAAGCTCTCATATTTATCCCAATTTTTGCCAGTTGTTGTGCCGTCGCATTTACCGCACTATTTCGTCTAATTTCTAAACTTCTTAGCCAGTTTTTATAG
- a CDS encoding LysR family transcriptional regulator has translation MSDLPFTLDQLRILKAIAAEGSFKRAADSLYVSQPAVSLQVQNLERQLDVPLFDRGGRRAQLTEAGHLLLSYGEKILTLCQETCRAIEDLQNLQGGTLIVGASQTTGTYLLPRMIGMFRQKYQDVAVQLHVHSTRRTAWSVANGQIDLAIVGGEVPPELQESLEIQPYAEDELALILPVFHPFAKLEKIQKEDLYKLQFIALDSQSTIRKVIDQVLSRCDIDTRRLKLEMELNSIEAIKNAVQSGLGAAFVSISAIEKELQMGILHRATIEGVVVKRMLSVIYNPNRYRSKAAEAFSQEILPQFSTQPWVDSSIEKPLEFMEVEPLKPVSTNSTIS, from the coding sequence ATGTCCGATCTACCTTTCACTTTAGATCAGTTACGCATTCTCAAAGCGATCGCCGCTGAGGGCAGCTTTAAACGTGCGGCAGATAGTTTATACGTTTCTCAGCCCGCTGTCAGCCTACAGGTGCAAAACCTAGAGCGGCAGTTAGATGTCCCACTATTCGATCGTGGGGGGCGTCGCGCCCAACTAACGGAAGCTGGACACCTCTTGCTCAGTTATGGCGAAAAAATTCTGACCCTCTGTCAGGAAACCTGTCGCGCCATCGAGGATTTACAAAATCTTCAAGGAGGCACCTTGATTGTCGGGGCTTCCCAAACCACCGGGACCTATCTCCTGCCTCGGATGATTGGGATGTTTCGGCAGAAGTACCAGGATGTCGCGGTGCAATTGCACGTTCATTCCACCAGGCGGACTGCTTGGAGTGTCGCGAATGGCCAAATTGACCTGGCGATCGTTGGCGGTGAAGTCCCCCCGGAACTCCAAGAGTCCCTAGAAATCCAGCCTTATGCTGAAGATGAACTGGCTTTGATTCTGCCGGTATTTCATCCCTTTGCCAAACTCGAAAAAATTCAAAAAGAAGACCTTTATAAGCTACAGTTCATCGCGCTGGACTCCCAATCGACTATCCGCAAAGTCATTGATCAAGTGCTCAGTCGTTGTGATATTGATACCCGCCGTCTCAAATTAGAGATGGAACTCAATTCGATTGAGGCGATTAAAAATGCGGTTCAGTCTGGTTTAGGCGCGGCTTTTGTTTCGATTTCTGCCATCGAAAAAGAGTTACAAATGGGCATTCTCCACCGCGCCACCATTGAGGGGGTTGTGGTGAAGCGAATGCTTTCGGTGATTTACAATCCCAATCGGTATCGCTCTAAAGCTGCCGAGGCGTTTAGTCAAGAAATTTTACCCCAGTTTTCAACTCAACCTTGGGTAGATAGCTCAATAGAAAAACCCTTAGAATTTATGGAGGTAGAACCCCTTAAACCCGTTTCCACCAATTCAACGATTAGCTAA
- a CDS encoding NnrU family protein: MFSDWLTSSHFIMIGLLFGFAIAHSGLAALRPRGEQLIGPRLYRVLFALVSLPFAVVLIIYFFNHRYDGLQLWQVQGVPGVMPLVWTLSGISFLFLYPATFNLLEVAAIAKPQVHLFETGIIRISRHPQMVGQVIWCLAHTLWIGTSFTLVTSIGLVLHHLFAVWHGDRRMKARYGEAFDAVKARTSVIPFLAIAQGRQTLKWDEFLRPAYLGVTLFTLGFWWAHPFLMRATSNVPW; this comes from the coding sequence ATGTTCTCAGACTGGTTGACTTCTAGCCATTTTATAATGATCGGGTTGTTGTTTGGGTTCGCGATCGCCCATAGTGGATTAGCCGCCCTGCGCCCTCGGGGGGAACAACTCATCGGCCCCCGATTGTACCGAGTTTTATTCGCTCTGGTGAGTCTCCCCTTTGCCGTGGTGCTGATTATTTATTTCTTTAACCACCGCTACGATGGCCTACAACTGTGGCAAGTTCAGGGCGTGCCTGGGGTGATGCCGTTGGTCTGGACCCTCTCGGGGATTTCGTTTCTGTTTCTCTACCCGGCGACGTTTAATTTGTTAGAAGTGGCGGCGATCGCCAAGCCTCAAGTCCACTTATTTGAAACCGGAATTATCAGAATTAGTCGCCATCCCCAAATGGTGGGTCAAGTGATTTGGTGCCTGGCCCATACTTTGTGGATTGGGACTTCCTTTACCTTGGTGACCTCCATTGGCTTGGTGTTGCACCATTTATTTGCGGTTTGGCATGGCGATCGGCGCATGAAAGCCCGATATGGAGAAGCCTTTGATGCCGTCAAAGCTCGGACTTCAGTGATTCCCTTTCTGGCGATCGCCCAGGGTCGCCAAACCCTCAAATGGGATGAATTTCTACGTCCCGCATATCTCGGTGTCACCCTGTTTACCCTCGGTTTCTGGTGGGCGCACCCCTTCTTAATGAGGGCCACGAGTAATGTTCCTTGGTAA
- a CDS encoding HAMP domain-containing methyl-accepting chemotaxis protein, giving the protein MRLGRKLYIGFAIPTLCLAGLGIYSLISFANIDRQVETIYDDRVVPLQQLKVISDDYGISVIDAVNKADQGLWTMEQAFQSVRTARDRIEDNWQAYQGTQLTPEEVRLIREVEQLFIRADRDIERLQLALQTGDRASVSEFNGYLYNVIDPLTEKISELINLQLEIAQQEREKAAEVYQRTQIIFIPLLSLALLIGSPLGFAIIRGAIAATLTDIINTLASTSTQIASATTEQEQIAQQQAGSVHQTSIAMEQLNRSAAQAADQAIASATGAKQALTLTGSGTQAVDRTLEEMTKLNHTVGVMRSRVDELSQRANQIGAIAGLASDLASQTRVLALNAAVEAARAGEQGKGFGVVATEIRKLADQSHRSAEKINLLVTDIEKALKSTVLASGESSESVAEGIRIVGETAATFEGVRNAINQVAVNVSQISLNSKEQATAIQQVLTAMNDLNQGASQSATGITQVKIGTQRLKEAALHLKSVV; this is encoded by the coding sequence ATGAGGTTAGGGCGAAAGCTTTATATAGGATTCGCGATTCCTACCCTGTGTTTGGCCGGGTTAGGGATTTATTCCCTAATTTCTTTTGCCAATATCGACCGACAAGTCGAAACGATTTATGATGATCGCGTCGTGCCGTTACAGCAGTTAAAGGTAATTTCTGATGATTACGGAATCTCGGTGATTGATGCGGTGAATAAGGCGGATCAGGGCTTGTGGACAATGGAACAGGCGTTCCAATCGGTGAGAACTGCTCGCGATCGCATAGAAGACAACTGGCAGGCTTATCAAGGGACTCAACTCACTCCCGAGGAGGTCAGACTGATTCGGGAAGTGGAGCAATTGTTCATTCGTGCCGATCGCGATATTGAACGTCTCCAACTGGCTTTGCAGACTGGAGACCGGGCGAGTGTCAGCGAATTTAATGGCTATCTCTATAACGTGATTGACCCGCTCACGGAGAAAATCAGTGAGTTAATTAATTTACAGTTGGAAATTGCCCAACAAGAACGGGAAAAAGCAGCCGAGGTGTACCAACGCACGCAAATTATTTTTATTCCCTTGTTGTCCCTGGCTTTATTGATTGGTTCACCCCTGGGTTTTGCGATTATCCGAGGGGCGATCGCCGCGACCCTGACCGATATCATCAATACTCTGGCGAGCACCTCCACTCAAATTGCCAGCGCCACCACAGAACAGGAACAGATTGCCCAACAGCAAGCAGGATCCGTACATCAAACCAGTATCGCAATGGAACAATTAAATCGGTCTGCTGCTCAAGCGGCTGATCAAGCGATCGCCTCGGCGACTGGGGCCAAACAAGCCCTCACCCTGACTGGATCCGGGACTCAAGCGGTCGATCGCACCCTGGAGGAAATGACCAAACTCAATCACACCGTAGGGGTGATGCGATCGCGGGTGGATGAATTGAGCCAACGAGCCAATCAAATTGGTGCGATCGCCGGACTCGCTAGTGATTTAGCTAGTCAAACCCGCGTGCTCGCTCTCAATGCAGCCGTAGAAGCAGCTCGCGCCGGAGAACAAGGCAAAGGATTTGGGGTCGTTGCTACGGAAATTCGCAAATTAGCCGATCAGAGTCATCGATCTGCCGAAAAAATCAATCTCCTCGTCACCGACATCGAAAAAGCCCTCAAATCCACCGTCCTCGCCAGTGGCGAAAGTTCCGAAAGCGTCGCTGAAGGTATCCGCATCGTTGGGGAAACTGCCGCCACCTTTGAAGGGGTGCGAAATGCCATTAATCAAGTCGCCGTTAATGTCTCCCAAATCTCGCTCAATAGCAAAGAACAAGCCACTGCCATCCAGCAAGTTCTCACGGCGATGAACGACCTGAATCAAGGCGCTTCCCAAAGTGCCACGGGGATTACTCAGGTCAAAATTGGCACCCAACGACTGAAAGAAGCCGCTTTGCATCTAAAGTCCGTGGTTTAA
- a CDS encoding methyl-accepting chemotaxis protein gives MFNPLKLKTRILLGYSVPLLLSLGFAAGISCQTQTLQQILDTDAAGQQILDNSERMVSGLSQMQRYSASFLVNPEGDFLVEYEKKSQLFEEAIESLNGQIENPDLQIRLDKIKELGNQIDSLNRYLMTLTQTQKRDQAMRAFAAAESHNLSLEITQALEDFLAVQNQIQGSKADGTHLALMALNEWVWVGSVVLVLFTLAISTAWTYRIVEAIAHPLLSLQSTAKEITHNILVSESLSTHQSADLSQINTVLESLTQSASLHAQELESTQVQVAQIEDKMLSFRGHLGKIYGLTHRVTDLASQTNLLALHAGVESQRPGLECHCLEAVATKMRTLANETKKSAKQVNTLVTQLKIEPHAVAIELEESEPNVEPIWSAIADLAIQTRAISKASQQQATAIQQVFDALESPAQSARETTQTLSETKIRLQKLNRDAHQLFDLL, from the coding sequence ATGTTCAACCCGTTAAAACTAAAAACCCGTATTTTACTGGGATATTCAGTGCCGTTATTGCTGTCCCTTGGCTTTGCCGCCGGGATTTCCTGCCAGACCCAGACCCTCCAACAAATACTGGATACCGATGCAGCAGGACAACAAATCCTGGACAACTCGGAACGTATGGTTTCTGGCCTTTCCCAGATGCAGCGTTATAGTGCCAGCTTTTTAGTCAATCCCGAAGGTGATTTTTTAGTTGAATACGAAAAAAAATCTCAATTATTTGAAGAGGCCATTGAGTCCCTGAATGGCCAGATTGAAAATCCAGATTTGCAAATTCGCTTAGATAAAATCAAAGAGTTAGGAAATCAAATCGATAGTTTGAATCGATATTTGATGACTTTAACCCAAACTCAAAAAAGAGACCAAGCCATGAGGGCGTTTGCAGCGGCGGAAAGTCATAATCTTTCCCTAGAAATCACCCAAGCGCTGGAGGATTTTCTGGCGGTTCAGAACCAGATTCAAGGGTCTAAGGCCGATGGCACTCATCTTGCGCTCATGGCATTAAATGAGTGGGTGTGGGTGGGGAGTGTGGTTTTAGTTTTGTTCACCCTGGCTATTTCTACAGCCTGGACTTATCGAATTGTCGAGGCGATCGCCCATCCCCTGCTGTCCCTCCAATCTACCGCTAAGGAAATCACCCATAACATCTTAGTCAGTGAAAGCCTCTCGACTCATCAATCTGCTGACTTGAGTCAAATCAACACCGTCCTGGAAAGCTTAACCCAATCCGCTAGTCTCCATGCTCAAGAGCTCGAATCCACCCAGGTTCAAGTCGCCCAAATAGAAGATAAAATGCTCTCTTTCAGAGGTCATTTGGGCAAAATCTATGGACTCACCCATCGGGTGACGGATTTAGCCTCTCAAACCAATCTGTTAGCACTTCATGCCGGGGTTGAGTCCCAACGACCGGGATTGGAATGTCACTGTCTGGAGGCCGTGGCGACAAAAATGCGAACCTTAGCTAACGAAACCAAAAAATCCGCCAAGCAAGTCAATACCCTAGTCACTCAACTCAAAATTGAACCCCATGCTGTGGCGATTGAACTGGAAGAATCCGAGCCCAATGTGGAACCGATTTGGAGTGCGATCGCTGACCTGGCAATCCAGACTCGGGCTATTTCCAAGGCAAGTCAGCAGCAAGCTACGGCGATTCAACAGGTGTTTGATGCCCTGGAATCTCCCGCTCAAAGCGCTCGGGAAACGACTCAGACTTTAAGCGAAACTAAAATCCGCCTTCAAAAACTCAACCGTGACGCTCATCAGTTGTTTGACCTTTTATAA
- a CDS encoding chemotaxis protein CheW produces the protein MNVSDHHSYLTFSLNGSRYGVTTNAVQEIFFLPTLTPIDEAPRDIVGLLNLRGEILPVMDLNLRFFQRSQDYQITDSIIVIEWQTVKVGLIVNQVHEVQEIPLEAIAPQIAYGRQNDTPYHHYITGVAKNLSELVMLLDPEQLIAYTDSAENLPTALNGSGIPATETPVQKDRRFCPHATPSEMAIFQERADNLMKLSEGEDFTGLMPIAVIGLNDEYFGLDLNVVREFTDIREITPIPCCPSRIIGNMNLRGEIVTLIDIRETLNLPMIRAIDGSKVMVVHIDELVAGIAIQEVCDVMYLHPSKIAPVPAAIHSANDEYLRGTAPYREKMMSLLDLPKILTQGELEVNEEP, from the coding sequence ATGAACGTGAGCGACCATCACTCTTATTTAACATTTAGCTTAAATGGGTCACGGTATGGGGTGACAACCAATGCGGTGCAAGAAATATTTTTCTTACCGACATTAACTCCCATTGATGAAGCCCCTCGGGACATTGTGGGACTGTTGAATCTGCGGGGAGAAATTTTACCCGTCATGGATTTAAACTTACGTTTCTTTCAGCGATCGCAAGATTACCAGATTACGGATAGCATCATCGTCATCGAGTGGCAAACCGTCAAAGTCGGGCTGATTGTCAACCAAGTTCATGAAGTGCAAGAGATCCCCTTGGAGGCGATCGCCCCCCAAATTGCCTATGGACGACAAAACGACACCCCCTACCACCATTACATCACCGGGGTTGCCAAGAACCTTTCCGAATTGGTGATGCTGCTCGATCCCGAACAATTAATTGCATACACCGATTCCGCTGAAAACCTCCCCACTGCACTCAACGGTTCAGGGATACCCGCCACGGAGACCCCGGTTCAGAAAGACCGGCGATTCTGCCCCCATGCCACCCCGTCCGAAATGGCCATCTTTCAAGAGCGGGCCGACAATTTAATGAAACTCAGCGAAGGCGAAGACTTTACCGGATTGATGCCGATCGCCGTGATTGGACTAAACGATGAATACTTCGGTCTGGATCTGAACGTGGTGCGGGAATTTACCGACATTCGAGAAATCACCCCGATTCCCTGCTGTCCCAGCCGGATCATCGGCAACATGAATCTCCGAGGTGAAATTGTCACCTTAATCGATATTCGCGAAACCTTAAACCTCCCCATGATCCGTGCCATTGATGGCAGTAAGGTGATGGTCGTTCATATCGATGAACTCGTTGCGGGGATTGCCATCCAGGAAGTCTGTGACGTCATGTATCTACATCCGTCCAAAATTGCTCCCGTACCTGCCGCCATTCACTCTGCCAATGATGAATACCTCCGGGGTACAGCACCCTATCGCGAGAAAATGATGAGCTTGCTCGATCTGCCTAAAATTCTCACCCAAGGAGAATTAGAAGTCAATGAAGAACCCTAA
- a CDS encoding CheR family methyltransferase, whose protein sequence is MSEALIQLFVQLISNYTGLRIRTQDREALCRKLGSRIRALKLSSPEDYYKLLQEGINSNNSFSAIAAQGEWRTLITLLTTGESYFFRDSGQFWLLENVLLPEVIAYQRQVRSSDSNSKPSLRIWSAGCSTGEEPYSLAILLTQLIPDWENWNLFILGTDINHESIEQAKQGLYSPWSFRMVEPTRLPQYFQQRKNQWKLEEKYRKLVTFRVGNLARDRFPDSTSDLANFDLIICRNVFVYFDFPVIGEIVEKFANTLRSGGYLITAHAELHGQNLDQLNPKVFSQSVVYQRRDHSSVKIPVSHSSQGYNLPSSRPSPSLISTSVKLETLNNKVNRHKNQSPLYPSSTSSSDLTFKNSDVTLLLQKAETLFKADRLDESLLTSQHIVRLQPRHFQAYYLIAKIYANLGNYHQAERYCQQAISIDGLAVEPYYIMAHIAEEKGDLDRAKYWLKRILYLVPLSIGAYLELAAIYERESDLKRANKMRRTALDILGNLPTDYSLEHLDKMNLSELKDYLIKAIQTQD, encoded by the coding sequence ATGAGTGAAGCTTTAATACAACTTTTTGTCCAACTAATTTCTAACTATACGGGTTTGCGAATCAGGACTCAAGACCGAGAGGCTTTATGTCGTAAACTGGGTTCTCGGATCCGTGCGCTTAAATTATCCTCCCCCGAGGATTATTATAAATTACTCCAGGAAGGGATCAACTCCAATAATTCCTTTTCAGCAATCGCTGCTCAAGGAGAATGGAGAACCTTGATCACCCTTTTAACCACAGGTGAAAGTTATTTTTTTCGAGATAGCGGTCAATTTTGGCTTCTAGAAAATGTCCTGCTACCGGAAGTGATTGCTTATCAACGCCAAGTTAGGAGTTCAGATTCAAACTCCAAACCCTCCCTGCGGATTTGGAGTGCGGGATGTTCCACTGGTGAAGAACCCTACTCTCTGGCAATTCTGCTGACCCAACTGATTCCCGACTGGGAAAATTGGAATCTTTTTATCTTAGGAACGGATATTAATCACGAGTCTATTGAGCAAGCCAAACAAGGACTATATAGCCCTTGGTCATTTCGCATGGTAGAACCCACGCGCCTGCCCCAATATTTCCAACAACGCAAGAACCAGTGGAAATTAGAAGAAAAATATCGCAAGTTAGTCACCTTTCGGGTGGGTAATTTAGCCCGCGATCGCTTTCCAGACTCTACCAGTGACCTGGCTAATTTCGATTTAATTATCTGTCGCAATGTCTTTGTCTATTTTGACTTCCCAGTGATTGGTGAAATAGTCGAAAAATTTGCCAACACTCTGCGATCGGGCGGATACTTGATTACGGCTCATGCGGAACTGCACGGGCAGAACTTGGACCAGCTTAACCCGAAAGTGTTTTCCCAGTCCGTGGTATATCAGCGTCGAGATCACTCTTCCGTTAAAATCCCTGTTTCTCACTCCTCTCAAGGGTATAACCTCCCGTCCTCCAGACCCTCCCCCTCCTTAATCTCCACCTCGGTGAAATTAGAGACCCTCAACAACAAAGTCAACCGACATAAAAATCAATCGCCGCTTTATCCTTCCAGCACCTCTTCCTCAGACCTGACTTTTAAAAACTCTGACGTCACTCTGCTGTTGCAGAAGGCTGAAACGCTTTTTAAAGCAGACCGCTTAGACGAATCACTCCTGACTTCGCAGCATATTGTTAGATTGCAGCCTCGACATTTTCAAGCCTATTATCTGATTGCTAAAATTTATGCCAACTTAGGAAACTATCACCAAGCCGAACGGTATTGTCAACAAGCTATCTCCATTGATGGTCTGGCGGTCGAGCCTTATTATATCATGGCTCATATTGCTGAAGAAAAAGGCGACCTGGACCGGGCCAAATATTGGTTAAAGCGGATTCTGTATCTGGTGCCCCTTTCTATAGGCGCTTACTTGGAATTGGCGGCCATTTATGAACGAGAATCGGACTTGAAAAGAGCCAATAAAATGCGGAGAACAGCCTTAGATATTTTAGGAAATTTACCGACAGATTACTCGTTGGAACATTTAGATAAAATGAATTTAAGCGAATTAAAAGATTATCTGATTAAGGCGATTCAAACTCAGGACTAA